A portion of the Bactrocera neohumeralis isolate Rockhampton chromosome 2, APGP_CSIRO_Bneo_wtdbg2-racon-allhic-juicebox.fasta_v2, whole genome shotgun sequence genome contains these proteins:
- the LOC126751510 gene encoding methionine-R-sulfoxide reductase B1 isoform X4, translating to MFVLLRNTYTQCSRLGIINKFTCRTNLNCSVPPKRTVSIIGGSAVINQRSFSDKPHNQKTTDSLLQEKMENKTEKINVNKEELKKRLTPLQYQVTQEAATERPFTGCYNKHYEKGVYRCIVCQQDLFSSDRKYDSGCGWPAFNDVLDKGKITLHRDASIPERIRTEVRCARCNAHMGHVFEDGPKPTRKRYCINSAAINFVSADELNDTNGVGFTESTPTSPTTPIVQQ from the exons atgtttgtacttCTTCGGAATACCTATACTCAGTGCTCTCGTTTGGgaattataaacaaattcacTTGCAGAACTAATCTAAATTGTTCTGTTCCTCCTAAAAGGACTGTATCAATTATTGGTGGGTCTGCAGTCATAAATCAGAGAAGTTTCTCAG ATAAACCACACAACCAAAAAACTACAGATAGTTTACTGCAAGAAAAGATGgaaaacaaaactgaaaaaattaatgtaaataagGAAGAGTTAAAGAAACGTCTAACGCCACTACAGTATCAAGTGACGCAAGAAGCAGCTACAGAGCGACCATTTACAG GTTGTTATAACAAGCACTATGAAAAGGGCGTATACCGTTGCATAGTTTGCCAGCAAGATCTCTTTAGCTCGGATAGAAAGTATGATTCAGGTTGTGGATGGCCCGCATTCAATGATGTGCTTGATAAGGGCAAAATAACCCTGCATCGTGATGCTAGTATTCCAG AACGCATACGCACAGAAGTACGCTGCGCTCGTTGTAATGCCCATATGGGGCATGTCTTCGAGGATGGACCCAAGCCCACTCGCAAACGGTATTGTATAAATTCGGCTGCAATCAATTTCGTCTCGGCCGACGAGTTGAACGATACCAATGGTGTAGGTTTCACCGAAAGCACGCCCACATCCCCCACCACGCCCATTGTGCAGCAATAA
- the LOC126751510 gene encoding methionine-R-sulfoxide reductase B1 isoform X5, protein MFVLLRNTYTQCSRLGIINKFTCRTNLNCSVPPKRTVSIIGGSAVINQRSFSDKPHNQKTTDSLLQEKMENKTEKINVNKEELKKRLTPLQYQVTQEAATERPFTGCYNKHYEKGVYRCIVCQQDLFSSDRKYDSGCGWPAFNDVLDKGKITLHRDASIPGMVRTEVRCSKCSAHMGHVFDDGPPPKNLRYCINSASIDFVPLKPNSNIASGSPSTTASLSKGHVKK, encoded by the exons atgtttgtacttCTTCGGAATACCTATACTCAGTGCTCTCGTTTGGgaattataaacaaattcacTTGCAGAACTAATCTAAATTGTTCTGTTCCTCCTAAAAGGACTGTATCAATTATTGGTGGGTCTGCAGTCATAAATCAGAGAAGTTTCTCAG ATAAACCACACAACCAAAAAACTACAGATAGTTTACTGCAAGAAAAGATGgaaaacaaaactgaaaaaattaatgtaaataagGAAGAGTTAAAGAAACGTCTAACGCCACTACAGTATCAAGTGACGCAAGAAGCAGCTACAGAGCGACCATTTACAG GTTGTTATAACAAGCACTATGAAAAGGGCGTATACCGTTGCATAGTTTGCCAGCAAGATCTCTTTAGCTCGGATAGAAAGTATGATTCAGGTTGTGGATGGCCCGCATTCAATGATGTGCTTGATAAGGGCAAAATAACCCTGCATCGTGATGCTAGTATTCCAG GCATGGTGCGAACTGAGGTGCGCTGCTCCAAATGCTCCGCGCATATGGGACACGTTTTCGATGATGGCCCGCCACCAAAGAATCTACGCTACTGCATCAATTCGGCGTCGATTGATTTTGTACCGCTAAAGCCCAACAGCAACATTGCCTCTGGTTCACCTTCCACAACTGCTTCTCTCTCAAAAGGGcatgtgaaaaaataa
- the LOC126751510 gene encoding methionine-R-sulfoxide reductase B1 isoform X1 gives MFVLLRNTYTQCSRLGIINKFTCRTNLNCSVPPKRTVSIIGGSAVINQRSFSDKPHNQKTTDSLLQEKMENKTEKINVNKEELKKRLTPLQYQVTQEAATERPFTGCYNKHYEKGVYRCIVCQQDLFSSDRKYDSGCGWPAFNDVLDKGKITLHRDASIPGGNILLLIKHPERIRTEVRCARCNAHMGHVFEDGPKPTRKRYCINSAAINFVSADELNDTNGVGFTESTPTSPTTPIVQQ, from the exons atgtttgtacttCTTCGGAATACCTATACTCAGTGCTCTCGTTTGGgaattataaacaaattcacTTGCAGAACTAATCTAAATTGTTCTGTTCCTCCTAAAAGGACTGTATCAATTATTGGTGGGTCTGCAGTCATAAATCAGAGAAGTTTCTCAG ATAAACCACACAACCAAAAAACTACAGATAGTTTACTGCAAGAAAAGATGgaaaacaaaactgaaaaaattaatgtaaataagGAAGAGTTAAAGAAACGTCTAACGCCACTACAGTATCAAGTGACGCAAGAAGCAGCTACAGAGCGACCATTTACAG GTTGTTATAACAAGCACTATGAAAAGGGCGTATACCGTTGCATAGTTTGCCAGCAAGATCTCTTTAGCTCGGATAGAAAGTATGATTCAGGTTGTGGATGGCCCGCATTCAATGATGTGCTTGATAAGGGCAAAATAACCCTGCATCGTGATGCTAGTATTCCAG GGGGTAATATTTTACTACTAATTAAACATCCAGAACGCATACGCACAGAAGTACGCTGCGCTCGTTGTAATGCCCATATGGGGCATGTCTTCGAGGATGGACCCAAGCCCACTCGCAAACGGTATTGTATAAATTCGGCTGCAATCAATTTCGTCTCGGCCGACGAGTTGAACGATACCAATGGTGTAGGTTTCACCGAAAGCACGCCCACATCCCCCACCACGCCCATTGTGCAGCAATAA
- the LOC126751510 gene encoding methionine-R-sulfoxide reductase B1 isoform X2: MFVLLRNTYTQCSRLGIINKFTCRTNLNCSVPPKRTVSIIGGSAVINQRSFSDKPHNQKTTDSLLQEKMENKTEKINVNKEELKKRLTPLQYQVTQEAATERPFTGCYNKHYEKGVYRCIVCQQDLFSSDRKYDSGCGWPAFNDVLDKGKITLHRDASIPVVISKMLGMVRTEVRCSKCSAHMGHVFDDGPPPKNLRYCINSASIDFVPLKPNSNIASGSPSTTASLSKGHVKK; encoded by the exons atgtttgtacttCTTCGGAATACCTATACTCAGTGCTCTCGTTTGGgaattataaacaaattcacTTGCAGAACTAATCTAAATTGTTCTGTTCCTCCTAAAAGGACTGTATCAATTATTGGTGGGTCTGCAGTCATAAATCAGAGAAGTTTCTCAG ATAAACCACACAACCAAAAAACTACAGATAGTTTACTGCAAGAAAAGATGgaaaacaaaactgaaaaaattaatgtaaataagGAAGAGTTAAAGAAACGTCTAACGCCACTACAGTATCAAGTGACGCAAGAAGCAGCTACAGAGCGACCATTTACAG GTTGTTATAACAAGCACTATGAAAAGGGCGTATACCGTTGCATAGTTTGCCAGCAAGATCTCTTTAGCTCGGATAGAAAGTATGATTCAGGTTGTGGATGGCCCGCATTCAATGATGTGCTTGATAAGGGCAAAATAACCCTGCATCGTGATGCTAGTATTCCAG tagtaatttcgaaaatgttaGGCATGGTGCGAACTGAGGTGCGCTGCTCCAAATGCTCCGCGCATATGGGACACGTTTTCGATGATGGCCCGCCACCAAAGAATCTACGCTACTGCATCAATTCGGCGTCGATTGATTTTGTACCGCTAAAGCCCAACAGCAACATTGCCTCTGGTTCACCTTCCACAACTGCTTCTCTCTCAAAAGGGcatgtgaaaaaataa
- the LOC126751510 gene encoding methionine-R-sulfoxide reductase B1 isoform X3: MFVLLRNTYTQCSRLGIINKFTCRTNLNCSVPPKRTVSIIGGSAVINQRSFSDKPHNQKTTDSLLQEKMENKTEKINVNKEELKKRLTPLQYQVTQEAATERPFTGCYNKHYEKGVYRCIVCQQDLFSSDRKYDSGCGWPAFNDVLDKGKITLHRDASIPVISKMLGMVRTEVRCSKCSAHMGHVFDDGPPPKNLRYCINSASIDFVPLKPNSNIASGSPSTTASLSKGHVKK; this comes from the exons atgtttgtacttCTTCGGAATACCTATACTCAGTGCTCTCGTTTGGgaattataaacaaattcacTTGCAGAACTAATCTAAATTGTTCTGTTCCTCCTAAAAGGACTGTATCAATTATTGGTGGGTCTGCAGTCATAAATCAGAGAAGTTTCTCAG ATAAACCACACAACCAAAAAACTACAGATAGTTTACTGCAAGAAAAGATGgaaaacaaaactgaaaaaattaatgtaaataagGAAGAGTTAAAGAAACGTCTAACGCCACTACAGTATCAAGTGACGCAAGAAGCAGCTACAGAGCGACCATTTACAG GTTGTTATAACAAGCACTATGAAAAGGGCGTATACCGTTGCATAGTTTGCCAGCAAGATCTCTTTAGCTCGGATAGAAAGTATGATTCAGGTTGTGGATGGCCCGCATTCAATGATGTGCTTGATAAGGGCAAAATAACCCTGCATCGTGATGCTAGTATTCCAG taatttcgaaaatgttaGGCATGGTGCGAACTGAGGTGCGCTGCTCCAAATGCTCCGCGCATATGGGACACGTTTTCGATGATGGCCCGCCACCAAAGAATCTACGCTACTGCATCAATTCGGCGTCGATTGATTTTGTACCGCTAAAGCCCAACAGCAACATTGCCTCTGGTTCACCTTCCACAACTGCTTCTCTCTCAAAAGGGcatgtgaaaaaataa
- the LOC126751510 gene encoding methionine-R-sulfoxide reductase B1 isoform X6, which produces MENKTEKINVNKEELKKRLTPLQYQVTQEAATERPFTGCYNKHYEKGVYRCIVCQQDLFSSDRKYDSGCGWPAFNDVLDKGKITLHRDASIPGGNILLLIKHPERIRTEVRCARCNAHMGHVFEDGPKPTRKRYCINSAAINFVSADELNDTNGVGFTESTPTSPTTPIVQQ; this is translated from the exons ATGgaaaacaaaactgaaaaaattaatgtaaataagGAAGAGTTAAAGAAACGTCTAACGCCACTACAGTATCAAGTGACGCAAGAAGCAGCTACAGAGCGACCATTTACAG GTTGTTATAACAAGCACTATGAAAAGGGCGTATACCGTTGCATAGTTTGCCAGCAAGATCTCTTTAGCTCGGATAGAAAGTATGATTCAGGTTGTGGATGGCCCGCATTCAATGATGTGCTTGATAAGGGCAAAATAACCCTGCATCGTGATGCTAGTATTCCAG GGGGTAATATTTTACTACTAATTAAACATCCAGAACGCATACGCACAGAAGTACGCTGCGCTCGTTGTAATGCCCATATGGGGCATGTCTTCGAGGATGGACCCAAGCCCACTCGCAAACGGTATTGTATAAATTCGGCTGCAATCAATTTCGTCTCGGCCGACGAGTTGAACGATACCAATGGTGTAGGTTTCACCGAAAGCACGCCCACATCCCCCACCACGCCCATTGTGCAGCAATAA
- the LOC126751102 gene encoding thiamine transporter 1, whose translation MKEWLRISCLLCICGFAREIRPSEPYLTEYLISSRANITRDVISQKVYPVVTYSYLSTLVLIFLVTDFLRYKPLIILMGSCGTIVASMLLWTTTLTALQTLEFFYGLYLASEVAYYTYIYAKVDKRYYPKVTAHTRAAMFMGKLVGGFSSQLLINLKLMNYKSLHYITLSTQIFATLWAFILPNVDKSLYFHRKQDVHVVQPTAVVNSLSMELQDANSIKSQSKESVKPISPLNLLWSHFYNAYSNLKVVQWSIWYAVSLCGYLQIIMYMQVLWIEIEPNMEIAWNGAVDAVLTAMAALMALAAGYIHAGRLKPLQSLLVLSIFAAMEGGAILLCCRTSNIYISYVAYTLFGAFYAFSITVASAEVARYLEEESFGLVFGVNTFIALVFQTLLTITVVSNSGLSLNVRGQFTVYAFYFIGASVISILFVAVEYFIKKITEKPTNIGLE comes from the exons ATGAAGGAATGGCTCAGAATCTCATGCTTATTGTGCATATGCGGTTTTGCACGCGAAATTCGTCCTTCAGAGCCATACTTAACGGAATATTTGATAAGTAGCAGAGCAAATATAACACGGGATGTG ATCAGCCAAAAAGTCTATCCTGTGGTGACCTATTCTTATCTGTCCACACTTGTGCTAATATTTCTAGTCACTGATTTTCTGAG ATACAAACCCTTGATTATTTTGATGGGCTCTTGTGGCACAATAGTAGCATCGATGCTACTCTGGACCACCACATTAACTGCCTTGCAAacacttgaatttttttacgGTCTTTATTTGGCCTCCGAAGTGGCTTATTACACTTATATTTACGCCAAAGTGGATAAACGGTACTACCCCAAGGTCACTGCCCATACACGAGCGGCCATGTTCATGGGTAAACTAGTAGGAGGCTTTTCCTCACAGCTACTCATTAATTTGAAGCTAATGAATTACAAATCGTTGCATTATATAACATTAAGCA CTCAAATCTTTGCTACATTGTGGGCCTTCATTTTGCCAAACGTGGATAAAAGTTTATATTTCCATCGAAAGCAGGATGTGCATGTTGTGCAACCGACGGCAGTTGTTAACTCATTATCTATGGAGTTACAAGatgcaaattcaattaaaagtcAGAGCAAAGAAAGTGTTAAACCAATTTCACCTTTAAACTTGCTGTGGTCACATTTCTATAATGCCTATAGCAATTTAAAGGTAGTCCAATGGAGTATTTGGTACGCGGTCAGTTTGTGTGGTTATTTGCAAATCATCATGTATATGCAAGTGTTATGGATTGAAATTGAGCCGAATATGGAAATTGCTTGGAATGGTGCAGTTGATGCCGTATTAACAGCAATGGCGGCTCTAATGGCTTTGGCAGCTGGGTACATTCATGCTGGCAGATTGAAACCACTTCAAAGTTTATTAGTTTTGTCCATTTTTGCGGCAATGGAGGGAGGAGCTATTTTACTTTGTTGTCGGACGTCGAATATATACATCTCTTACGTTGCCTATACACTTTTTGGCGCCTTTTATGCCTTTAGCATAACTGTAGCGAG CGCTGAAGTGGCACGTTATCTGGAAGAAGAAAGTTTTGGACTAGTATTCGGTGTGAATACTTTTATAGCGCTTGTATTTCAAACACTTTTAACAATAACGGTGGTTTCAAACTCTGGTTTATCTTTGAACGTACGTGGCCAGTTCACCGTGTACGCATTTTACTTCATCGGTGCGAGTGTTATTTCCATCTTATTTGTGGCTGTAGaatatttcattaagaaaattACAGAAAAGCCCACAAATATAGGTCTGGAGtag
- the LOC126751107 gene encoding transmembrane protein 141, with the protein MNDIKRLKDQQRDKHPGFDAYLNCMTRALFSGLASFCLTFSGSYFTQKVVRTKIYYPIQYSVLVSALAAIGVSYMTTTTRTKACQAAWMAAEDKHSVLKEDIY; encoded by the exons ATGAATGACATAAAACGTTTAAAGGATCAACAACGCGATAAACATCCTGGTTTCGACGCATATTTAAATTGCATGACTAGAGCACTTTTCTCAGGTCTAGCTTCGTTTTGCCTGA CTTTTTCCGGTAGTTATTTTACACAAAAAGTTGTACGTACAAAAATTTACTACCCTATTCAATACAGCGTGCTAGTGTCGGCATTAGCGGCAATTGGTGTATCCTACATGACCACTACAACGCGCACTAAAGCTTGTCAAGCAGCTTGGATGGCAGCGGAAGATAAGCATTCTGTGCTGAAAGAAGACATTTATTAA
- the LOC126751100 gene encoding putative GTP-binding protein 6, whose amino-acid sequence MWFRNFATVTKKGTFLLLKTFPLRFNVEKSLLRDFRDHDISIRLKYVQHKGVKGIRNRKGAYESISRDENGEQAAMTKDLGNDGNNDESVNLDDRAYEELVSNVINISPTFLSQNVFIIQPYVKWGSERNTLSTPDDQLEEANALISSLPNWNVGHSIKIPLETLNRKELFGSGKIEELKKLLQKHNTKQTLTCLFISKSTLSFAQKRFLEDTFKLPVFDRYMVVIQILRLHATSAEARLQVAMAEIPYLWAQMKDANPSQTRKQGYLFTDTQRHILKTRERKLKQELERIRDHRKLLRNKRKQKNYPVIAVVGYTNAGKTSLIKALTHEQSMQPRNQLFATLDVTAHGGFLPCNLEVIYMDTVGFMSDLPTGLIECFVATLEDAMLADIILHVQDESHRCKEAQRQHVLATLQSLKNSVAVNQEIPPIINVANKIDLTSSHGHPKPSKDMFYVSATERTGLKELSLEIERQILTVTGRRKITMRVQNGGPEVAWLYKNTAVTNVKADNSSAEHLLITVVIDELAMQQFKREFLSANYS is encoded by the exons aTGTGGTTTAGAAATTTTGCAACAGTTACGAAAAAAGGGACTTTTTTACTTCTTAAAACTTTTCCGTTGAGGTTCAATgtagaaaaaagtttattacGTGATTTTAGggatcatgatatctcaattcgATTAAAATATGTGCAACACAAAGGTGTTAAAGGTATTCGCAACAGAAAAGGTGCTTACGAGTCGATTTCAAGAGATGAAAACGGTGAACAAGCTGCCATGACCAAAGATTTAGGAAACGATGGGAATAATGATGAATCTGTCAACTTGGATGATCG AGCATATGAAGAATTGGTCAGCAACGTCATCAACATATCCCCCACATTTTTATctcaaaatgtatttattatacaaCCATACGTCAAATGGGGAAGTGAGCGAAACACCTTGAGTACTCCCGATGATCAGTTAGAAGAGGCAAATGCATTGATTTCTTCCTTGCCCAACTGGAACGTTGGTCATTCAATTAAGATACCTCTCGAAACTCTAAATCGAAAGGAGCTTTTTGGCAGCGGGAAAATTGAAGAACTTAAAAAACTTCTGCAGAAGCACAATACTAAACAGACTTTAACATGCTTATTTATAAGCAAAAGCACATTATCATTTGCTCAAAAACGTTTTCTGGAAGACACATTCAAGCTGCCGGTCTTTGATCGTTACATGGTTGTTATACAAATATTACGTTTGCATGCGACTAGTGCAGAAGCACGTCTTCAAGTAGCCATGGCTGAGATCCCCTATCTTTGGGCACAAATGAAGGATGCAAATCCATCGCAAACTCGAAAGCAGGGTTATTTGTTTACTGATACACAAAGACATATTTTAAAAACCCGTGAACGTAAGTTGAAACAGGAATTAGAGCGGATAAGAGATCACAG GAAACTACTTCGTAATAAgcgcaaacaaaaaaactaccCTGTGATTGCTGTGGTTGGATACACAAATGCCGGAAAAACTTCACTAATTAAGGCCCTTACCCATGAGCAAAGCATGCAACCACGTAATCAGCTATTTGCTACACTTGACGTGACAGCGCATGGAGGCTTTTTGCCGTGCAATCTCGAAGTTATCTATATGGATACGGTGGGTTTCATGTCCGATCTTCCCACTGGTTTAATTGAGTGCTTTGTGGCGACACTCGAAGATGCTATGCTGGCT GATATTATTTTACACGTACAGGATGAATCACATAGATGTAAAGAAGCACAGCGGCAGCATGTGCTAGCTACATTACAATCACTTAAAAATTCCGTTGCTGTAAATCAAGAAATACCTCCTATTATAAACGTCGCCAACAAAATCGATTTGACGTCTTCACACGGACATCCAAAGCCGTCCAAAGATATGTTTTATGTATCAGCAACTGAACGTACAGGTCTCAAAGAGTTGTCATTGGAAATAGAACGACAAATACTGACTGTGACGGGGCGGCGCAAAATAACGATGCGTGTGCAGAATGGTGGACCAGAGGTCGCGTGGCTGTACAAGAACACCGCTGTAACAAATGTGAAGGCCGATAATTCTAGTGCCGAACACTTGCTAATAACGGTGGTTATAGATGAATTGGCAATGCAGCAATTTAAAAGGGAGTTTTTATCAGCGAATTATTCATAG
- the LOC126751098 gene encoding dihydroxyacetone phosphate acyltransferase — protein MTGISPSSPDPLTSRAASSGATYMDDFENIVGKGKELVMTKEYKPQVANEFERYLNPQSLKRHVFRTEKVRKIIEHYAQVNNCSVKQIEKQVKDIIDEIGLERNLAIIRWCGMAITAISKRILSGIYVNARSIRRVRDQLGRNPVCYLPSHRSYMDFVLMSYICFYYDIEIPGIAAGMDFHAMFGMGTMLRKTGAFFMRRSFSNDELYWDIFREYMYALISVYHIGVEFFIEGTRSRNFKALVPKVGLLSMALLPYFTGEVTDVTIVPVSVSYERLLEEQLFVYELLGVPKPKETTKGFFKALKIIDERFGRMYLDFGAPISVREFFGHTGADRMQRANVGAHLQKLDRKELDLIKKLGNEVIYQQQRGIVISTFNLLCLYYASQLYVDRSVNIDELALGIAELKCIFEELGAHVATDMNRLKFEIIETVEIHSNIVHFQNARLQFTEVAAAQLAQEIDTKRLKAHALLPQIMAVAVPTLALQLYINPCMFWLARPAYLILAALQLKADQQKGRNDETTAYSSTYDEVVENLLQRVTLLDGIFKHEFIIESNRDIEEFNRNLLLLSKNGILKISSHNGQISINENECMKVILSSLAPFLCVYYQLAVAVNEFPLDTCSAHSNNKSEEFSSKDVLIHMQKRIENLMQQQHVTNVHPYCLALDNLNIALNSFQQAGYIQKNKESGILQHAPGKPLRTLEAELLRYCQLLPFKQYYRVASVQMNSMPSKL, from the exons ATGACGGGGATATCCCCATCATCTCCAGATCCCTTAACTTCTAGGGCAGCATCGAGTGGCGCTACTTACATGGATGATTTTGAGAACATCGTCGGTAAAGGTAAAGAGCTGGTGATGACGAAAGAGTATAAACCTCAAGTGGCTAATGAATTCGAGCGCTATCTGAATCCGCAGTCTTTGAAACGACACGTATTTCGCACTGAGAAAGTACGCAAAATTATCGAACATTATGCTCAAGTAAATAACTGCTCGGTGAAGCAGATTGAAAAGCAGGTGAAAGATATAATAGATGAAATTGGATTAGAGCGTAACTTAGCGATTATACGATGGTGTGGTATGGCTATAACAGCTATATCAAAACGTATCCTATCAGGGATTTACGTTAATGCACGCAGTATTCGGAGAGTTCGGGATCAATTAGGACGAAACCCCGTTTGCTATTTGCCCAGTCATCGGAGCTACATGGATTTTGTATTAATGTCATATATTTGTTTCTACTATGATATTGAAATACCTGGTATAGCGGCAGGAATGG ATTTTCATGCAATGTTCGGCATGGGGACAATGTTACGAAAAACCGGTGCATTTTTTATGCGTCGCTCATTCTCAAATGATGAGCTTTACTGGGATATTTTTCGcgagtatatgtatgcattgatATCTGTGTATCACATCGgagttgaattttttatagaGGGCACGCGCAGCCGCAATTTCAAGGCACTCGTTCCAAAGGTAGGTTTGCTATCAATGGCACTATTGCCCTACTTTACGGGCGAAGTGACGGATGTGACCATTGTGCCAGTAAGTGTATCCTATGAACGCTTACTAGAAGAGCAATTGTTTGTTTATGAATTACTTGGCGTGCCAAAACCTAAAGAAACGACAAAAGGATTTTTTAAAGCACTTAAAATTATCGATGAACGTTTTGGAAGAATGTACCTAGATTTTGGGGCACCAATTTCTGTACGCGAATTCTTTGGTCACACAGGAGCAGATAGAATGCAACGTGCTAATGTGGGTGCGCACTTGCAAAAACTAGACAGAAAAGAGTtggatttaattaaaaaactaggCAATGAG GTAATTTACCAACAACAGCGAGGCATCGTTATTAGTACATTTAACTTGCTGTGTTTATATTATGCTAGTCAATTGTATGTGGACCGTTCGGTTAACATTGACGAATTAGCACTTGGCATTGCTGAGCTAAAGTGTATTTTCGAAGAATTGGGTGCACATGTGGCCACCGATATGAACCGGCTTAAATTTGAGATAATTGAAACCGTAGAAATACATTCGAATATCGTGCATTTTCAAAATGCCCGACTGCAATTCACTGAAGTCGCTGCTGCACAACTTGCACAGGAGATCGATACTAAAAGACTGAAGGCACACGCGCTTTTGCCACAGATCATGGCAGTGGCAGTGCCCACATTGGCACTGCAACTTTACATAAATCCCTGCATGTTTTGGCTTGCGCGACCGGCATATCTTATATTAGCAGCATTGCAATTGAAGGCAGACCAACAAAAAGGTAGAAATGATGAAACAACAGCTTATTCTAGCACCTACGATGAAGTAGTAGAAAACTTACTGCAACGTGTGACTTTATTGGATGGTATTTTTAAGCACGAATTTATAATTGAGTCAAATCGAGATATAGAG GAATTCAATAGAAATCTTCTGCTACTATCAAAAAATGGCATCCTAAAAATATCGTCACATAACGGTCAAATTTCtattaatgaaaatgaatgTATGAAAGTTATACTTTCTTCATTAGCACCTTTTCTTTGCGTCTACTACCAATTAGCTGTGGCCGTAAATGAG TTTCCACTTGATACTTGCTCCGCACATTCCAATAATAAATCTGAAGAATTCAGTTCTAAAGATGTTCTCATACACATGCAAAAGCGCATAGAAAACCTTATGCAACAACAGCATGTCACCAATGTGCATCCCTATTGTCTAGCCCTAGATAATTTGAACATTGCACTAAACTCATTTCAACAAGCTGGCTATATACAGAAGAACAAAGAGAGTGGAATACTGCAGCATGCTCCTGGCAAACCATTACGGACGCTGGAAGCTGAATTATTGCGCTATTGTCAGCTGTTGCCATTCAAACAATACTACCGGGTAGCAAGCGTTCAAATGAACTCTATGCCATCTAAATTATAA